The nucleotide sequence GTCACCGACCTCGACAACGCCATCGGCCAGAGCCTGCGGCGACGCGGTAGCCGTTGCTTGTTGATCGTGAACAAGGTCGACAAACACGGCAATCCGGTCGAGCACGAGTTTCATCGACTGGGGCTCGGCGAGCCGATCGCGATCTCTTCGGAAGGTGGCCTCGGGATCGGCGACCTGCTCGATCGCGTCGTGGAGCTCCTGCCTCCCGACAGCGGACCGGATGACGAGGGTGTGCCGCGGATCGCGATCGTCGGGCGACCCAACGTCGGAAAGTCTTCGCTGGTGAACGCGCTGCTTCGCGAAGAACGCGTGATCGTCGAGGCGAGCGCCGGCACCACGATGGATTCGATCGACACCCGGTGGAGCACGAATGAAGGTGACTTCATTCTGATCGATACGGCCGGGATCCGACGCCAGGCACAGTTCAAGGACGAGGCCGAGTTCTTCGCCGTCTTGCGTGCGATCCAGGCAATGGAGCGCTCCGATGTCGCCTGCCTGATCGTCGACGCGACGCATGGATTCCAGCGTCAGGAAGCGCGCCTTGCTCAGGACGCGCTCGAAGCGGGCCGCGCCGTGCAATTGCTCTACAACAAGTGGGACCTGATGACCGAGCGAGAGCAGACGTGGAAGGCGCTGCAGGCCGACCGGGAGCGTCGCTTCCCGACGCTCGCCGACCTGCCCGCAATTCCGATCTCGGCCACCGAGCGCACGCATATTCAGAAGCTTCCGAAGCTGTTCAAGGGACGCATGGATCAGATGACACGCGCCGTTCCGACGGCCCAGCTCAACAAATGGCTGGAGGACGTGCAGCGGCGACGCCAGATTCCGTCGAATCGACTCGGCCGAGCGCCACGGCTCTACTACATGACTCAAAGCGGAAAGCGTCCGCCGGAATTCACGTTCTTCGTCAACGGTCCGGAACGGCTGAACGAGTCCTATCGTCGGTTTCTGTGGTCGCAGTTCGTCGACCGCTTCGACTTTCAAGGCACTCCGATTCGGTTCAGGTACCGCAAGAGTCAGTAGGAGGTTGGGTGTCGACGCTCGAGCCTTCCGTGGTGCTGCGACTCGCACTGATCCTGCTCGTCGGCTACCTGTGCGGCGCCCTTCCGTGGGGCCTGTGGCTCGGTCGCTGGTTCAAGGGGGTCGACATCCGCCGCGTGGGCTCCGGCAACCCTGGAGCAACCAATGTGTATCGCACGCTCGGACCTGCGGTCGGCGTTGCGACGCTGATTCTCGATGTCCTCAAGGGCTCGATTCCGGTGTGGTTCGCTCCGAGCCTCCTGCTGTCGCAGCCCGATCCCATGATCCTCGAGCTCGGTCGCATTGCGGCCGGTGTCGGTGCGGTGCTCGGACACGTCTTTACGTTCCTCGCGGGATTCAAGGGTGGAAAGGGGGTTGCGACCACTGTCGGGGTGTTGCTCGCCCTGTCGCCTCCGGCGTTCGCAATCTTCGTGACCGTATTCGTGGCCACCGTGGCGATCACCCGCTACGTTTCGCTGGGTTCGACATTCGGTGCTCTGGCTTTCGCAGTCGCGCTGTGGCGGTTCTCGCCGCGTGGCGTGCAGAGCCCCGCCTTCGTACTCGGACTCGTACTCGCGGCGCTGATCGTGTGGCGGCATCGGGATAATTACGCGCGCCTGGCCCGAGGCGAGGAGCGCAAGTTTTCGCTCACGGGAGGGAAGCGAGCATGAGTGTCGAGCGAGTCGCGGTGTTGGGTGCGGGATCGTGGGGAACGACGCTCGGGCTGGTGCTCGCTGGAGGCGGGCACGACGTTCAGTTGTGGGATCACGATCGGGCCCACCTGGATGCGATCGACGGTGCGCGTGAGAACCGGAAGTTTTTGCCTGGCATCATCCTGCCGGGTGGGGTTAAGGTTCAGCCGGAACTCGGACGGGCGCTCGAGGGCGCTGGCTTCGCGGTGTACGCGGTTCCTTCGCACGCATTGCGCTCGGTCGGGACCCAGGTGGCTCGCAGTTCGCGAGGCGTGCTGCCAGTTTGTGCGACCAAGGGGCTGGAACTCGAAACGCTCAAGCGTGCGACGGAAATACTTTCCGCCACGCTCGACGACGATGCACCTGTCCTGCTGGTCGGACCGAGCCACGCGGAGGAAGTCAGCCGCGGAATTCCGACTTCGGTGGTGGCGGCGAGTCGTGACGAGGAGCGTGCTCGCGATGTTCAGCGACTCTTCGCGGGGCCGCGATTCCGTGTCTACACGAATACCGATGTGGTGGGTTGTGAGTATGGCGCAGCACTCAAGAACGTCATCGCGATTGCGGCCGGCGTGTGCGACGGCCTCGGGTATGGCGACAACACGAAGGGCGCGCTGTTGACGCGCGGACTTGCCGAGATCACGCGTCTGGGACTGGCGCTCGGCGGGAGACGCGAAACGTTTTATGGATTGACCGGAATGGGCGATCTCATCGCAACCGCCATGAGCCGGCACAGTCGCAATCGGCACGTGGGCGAGCGGTTGGGGCGCGGAGAATCGCTCGAGGCGGTGCTTGGCAACATGGTGATGGTGGCCGAGGGCGTCAACACTGCGCGTGCGGCGCGAGACGTCGGGCGCGCTCAGGCAGTCGAGCTGCCGATCACCGAACAAGTGTGCGCGATCCTCTTCGATGGCGTCGCGCCGGCGCGGGCACTCGAAGCGCTGATGACGCGCGATCTCAAGAGCGAATAGTCGGGAGGGAACCATGACGCCGATTCGCACCGAGGAACCCGAAGGGAAACTCTATCGTCCGATCAGCGAAGTCGCCGACCTGGTCGGCGTGAAGCCGCACGTGCTGCGCTACTGGGAGACTCAGTTCAGCATGCTTCGGCCGCGCAAGAATCGCGCGGGCAATCGCATGTACCGCCCGGACGAGATCAAACTGCTGATGCGCATCAAGGATCTGCTGTACGCGCGGCGGTACACGATCGCGGGTGCGCGGCGCACCTTGCTCGACGAGCGCAAACTCGACGAGCCGCAGGTCGAGCTCGGCTTCGGGGCGGCCGACCGCAAACTGGTGCTGCACGAAGTGAAGACCGAGTTGGCGCGACTGGCGGAGCGGCTGCGTGCCGCGGCGCGGGACGCGCGCGAGGTCACTCGCGCGTGATGTCGACTTGCGGCTCGCGGCGCTCCTCCCGTAGATTCGTCGCCGAGTACCGGTCGGGGCGTAGCGCAGCCCGGTAGCGCACCTGCATGGGGGGCAGGTGGTCGCTGGTTCAAATCCAGTCGCCCCGACCATTTCACTTTCCGCCCGCCCGCACGGCCCCGCGGAATGCCGCCCCGGCTCCAATCCGAGGCACTCATGGCTCCGCGAAACTTGCGCGTCACCGCGCTGATTCCTGCATTCGACGCGGCGGCCCATCTCGGCGGTGTCCTCATGGGTCTCGCGGCGCTGGAAGTGCCGATCGAGATCCTGGTGGTGGACGATGGTTCGCGCGATGCCACCGCGGAGGTGGCGCGCCAACACCGCGTCCCGGTGCTCCAATTCGCCGCCAATCGAGGCAAGGGTCACGCGCTCATCGCGGGCTTCGAGGCGCTCAAGCACTGCGACGCGGTGATCACGCTGGATGCGGACGGTCAGCATCCTCCCGAGTGTGTGCCGGCGCTGATCGCCGCCGCAGAATCGGGAGCAGACGTGGTGCTGGGGAGTCGGCAGTTCGGTGCCGGGATGCCGCCCCTGCGGCGCTTCGCCAACCACTGGAGCTCGGCCTGGTCGAGCGCGATCGCAGGAGCGCGCATCTCGGACAGCCAGTGCGGCTATCGATTGTATCGACGCGAAGTGCTCGAAGCCGTGCCGGTGACTCCGGGACGCTACGAAATCGAAACCGAGATGGCGATCCGCGCGGCGATGCTGGGATTTCGCGTCGTGGAGGTCACGGTGCCGACGGTGTATGGCGAGGAGAAGAGCGGCATTCGACTCACGCGTGACGTACCGCGCATCATCGGCACCATGGCGCGATTGACGGTCGAGCGCTGGCTGCCGCCGATCTCGATGCGTTCCGCGCGCCGCCGTGTCGCGGCGGTTCCGCGAGGCGAAGCGCCTCGCACGCCGAACGCCGGGGCCGGGTTGTGAGGATCCTGATCACGAACGACGACGGCATTCACGCTCCGGCACTCGAGGCCTTGCATCGCGAGTTCGCGCCGCTCGGAGAGGTCGTGGTGGTGGTGCCGGACCGCGATCAGAGCGCCACCTCTCATTCACTCACGCTGCATCGTCCACTGCGCATTCGTGAGGTACGGCCGGGTTGGTTCAGCGTCGATGGAACCCCGACCGACTGCGTGCTGATCGCGTATCACGGGTTGCTCGAGCATCCGCCCGAGATGGTCGTGTCGGGGATCAACCACGGCCCGAACATGGGCGAGGATGTCTTCTATTCGGGCACCGTGTCGGCGGCGATCGAGGGAGCAATGCAGGGATCGCTTGCGATTGCCGCTTCGCTGGTAACGCGCGAGCCCTCGGATTTCGTCGCGCCCGCGCGATTCGTTCGACGCGTGACGCAGGAGGCGATCGCGCGGGGATTCGGCGGCAAGCGAGTGCTCAACGTGAACATTCCATTTCGACCGTGGGACGAAGTGAAGGGCGTCAAACTGACGCGGCTGGGCACCCGCGTTTACAGCGATACGCTGATTCGAAAGGAGGATCCGCGTGGTCGGCCGTACTACTGGATCGGCGGGCTCGATCCGGTGTGGCAACCGGTCGAGGGCACCGACTTTCACGCGGTCCACGAGGGCTACGTTTCGGTGACGCCTCTGGCCATGGATCTCACCGACGTGGCTGCGCTGGCGGGTATGGACTCATGGCAGCTGACGCCATGATGCGCGACGGCGGGCCCGACTTCGAGGTCGCCCGCCGGCGCATGGTCGACGAACAGCTCGTGGCTCGCGGTATTCGCGACCGTCGGGTGCTCGACGCCATGTCCGAGGTTCCGCGCCATCCGTTCATCGACCCGAGTTTGTGGCCTCGAGCGTACGGTGACCACGCGTTGCCGACGGCTTCGGGTCAGACCATTTCGCAGCCGTTCATCATCGCGCGAATGTTGGAACTGGCGGCGATCGAAGCGGGCAATCGAGTCCTCGAGGTCGGGACGGGCAGCGGGTACCAGACTGCATTGCTGTCTCGACTCGCGGAGCGCGTGCTCAGCATCGAGCGGGTCGCGAACCTGGTGCGCGCAGCGCAGTCCCGGCTGGATCGCCTGGGAGTGCGCAACGTCGCGCTTCGACAGGGGGACGGCTCGCTCGGTTGGCAGGAGTTCGCACCCTATGCTAGGGTCCTTGTCGCCGCGGCGGCACCTCGAGTCCCGGATGCGCTTTTCACGCAGCTGGACGAGCGGGGTGTTCTCGTGATCCCGGTGGGGAGCGCCGAAGTTCAGACGCTGGAGGTCTGGCGCCGCACCGGAGAGGGGCGCTTGGTACGCGCCGTTCACGGCGAGTGTCGGTTCGTGCCACTGATCGGACATGACGCCTGGAAACGGGCGCCGGACACGCGCAACGGCCTCACTACTTGATTTTGTCGGGGCGTGGCTCAGCCTGGTAGAGCACCTGGTTCGGGACCAGGGGGTCGGAGGTTCAAATCCTCTCGCCCCGACCACTTGTTCGGCGCGGCGACCCTCGGGTTCGTCTGCGCCGATTTGATTTCGCGGCGGAGCTTGAACCTGCGCTGTGTCGAGCGCATCCTGCGGGCGTTATCATGCCGTGTCTCCACGTGATCGTCCATGGTCGCGTCCAGGGCGTCGGGTTTCGCTACTTCGCGCGGCATGAGGCGCGACAGCGGCGCCTCACGGGCTGGGTCCGCAACCGCCCGGATGGCACGGTCGAGGCGGCGGCGCGCGGCAGCGCGCCGGACCTCGAGCACTGGATCGCGGCGCTTCGCAGTGGGCCGCCAGCCGCGCGAGTCGACCGGATCGAGCGCGACGAGAGGGAGATCGCCGGAGCCGACGACGAGTTTGCAATCGTCGACTGAGCGCCGCAATCGCATGGAACGCGTTCGATTCCTGACCCGACTCGCGGAGACGCTGACCGCCGCCCGTGCGGGCGGCGGTCTCGCGATCTCGGAATACGAGTCCCTGCTTCTCGACCCGGACTTCGACGAACGCGATTTCGCCGCCTTCCGCGAACAAGCCGCAACGCTCGGGATCGCGCTACCCGAAGCGGAGATCGCGGTGTCGGGTTCGAGCGACCTGCGCGCTGCCCCGGGAGAGGCCGACCGGGATCTGCTCGACCTCTACCTGAACGAGATCGGGCGGATTCCGTTGCTGCCGCACGAAGAGCTGTTGGAAGTGTCGAGAAGGGCTCGCGGTGGCGACGAGCTGGCGCGCAAGCGAGTCATCCTCTCGAATCTCCGCCTGGTGGTGCACCTGGCGCGAGGCTATCGCGGCCGCGGACTGCCGATGCTCGACCTGATCGAAGAGGGCAACCTCGGGCTCATCCATGCCGCCGACCGCTTCGAACCCGAACGCGGGCTACACTTCAGCACCTATGCCGTGATCTGGATCCGGCAATCCATCCTGCGAGCGATTGCGGAACAGTCTCGAGCGGTTCGGATTCCGGTTCAGATGTTTCAGCAGGCCAGCCGTTACGTGCGTGTCGAACGACTATTGAGACACCGACTCGGCCGCGAACCGATCGCGGAAGAATTGGCGCGTGAGCTGGGCATCTCCGTCGGTCGTACCGAGCGTCTGGCAGCGCTGCTGGCAGGCTTTCGTTCGTTCGACGATGGCTCTGCGGCCGCAGCCTTCGATCGCCTGACGCTCGAAGACCTGGGCGATCCCCCGGCGTCGGTCGAACGATTGATCGAACTACAGCTCGAGCACGAGAAGATCGATCGTCTGCTGCGATCGTTGAGTCAGCGGGAGGAGCAGGTTCTGCGCATCCGATTCGGATTCCTCGACGGCGATGCACACACGCTCCAGCAGACCGGCGAGCATTTCGGCATCTCGCGCGAGCGCGTGAGACAGATCGAGGCGCGCGCGCTCGACAAGCTCCGCAAAGCAATCGAGTACGCCGAGTTGCATCACGGCGCGGGCACTCTTCACCACTAGCGCGAGGAGCGAAGTCCAGATGGACACCGAAGTCGAGCTGCGGTCGTACGTCCGCGACGTCCCGAATTTCCCAAGGCCCGGCATCCTCTTCAAGGACATCACTCCGCTGCTCGCCAGCCCGCGCGCTTTCGCGAACTGCATTCGTCGGCTCGCCGGCCGAGTCGAGCGGCCCGCGGCGGTTGTCGCGATCGAGTCCCGCGGGTTTCTCTTCGGCGCGGGGCTGTCGTTGCACTGGGGCGTGCCGCTGGTCCTGGCGCGAAAGTTCGGCAAGCTTCCGGGTCCCACCGTGCGGCAGGTCTATTCGCTCGAGTACGGGGAGGACACGTTGGAACTCCATCAGGACTCGCTGGAATCCGGTCAGGCGGTGGTGATCGTCGATGATCTCCTCGCGACCGGTGGCACTGCGGCGGCGACCGCCGAACTGGCTCGGCAACTCGGAGCCACCGTGTCGGCGTGTCTGTTCGTGATCGAGCTCAGCGGGCTCGGTGGACGCGAGCGACTTGCGGAGTATCCCGTCGAGGCACTTCTCGCCTACGAAGTCAGCGAGTAGTCGCGCCTCTCGGACCCTTCACGAGGCCGAGCCCGAGGAGTACGCCCGCCAGCACGATGGCAGCTCCGAGCAGTGTGAGGGGCCCGAGTCGTTCATGCCTCACGAGCGCACCCAGTGAGAGCGCGATGAGTGGGGTGAGTACTGCCATGAAGCTGACGCGGGAGACCTCCCAGCGATTCACGAGCCACGCCCACAGAACGAACGCTCCGACTGATCCGGCGATCGCCAGATAGAGCACGGAGAGCCACGCCGTGGTCGTGCCCGGCAGCGTCCGGGATTCGCCGCATGAGACGCTGAGTGCAATGCACACCACCGCCCCGACCAGCGCGCCGACGGCATTGGCCGCGATCGGCGATTGGCGAGGTCCGCTCTTGAGCACCAGGCTGCCGAGAACGGCGGCGATCGTCGCCCCGAACACCGCGAGCATCGGGAGGATGCCGGCTCCGCGCAGCTCACTCGAGAACACCACGGCGATTCCCGCGAGCGAGACCAGTCCGCCGATGAGTCGTAGCGGGGAGAGGCGTTCGACTCCAAACGCGGCTGCGAGCAGCGCTCCGCTGACCGGAATGGTCGCGAAGATCACGGCGGTCAGCCCGCTCGGGACCGCCAGTTCCCCCCAGTAGAGCAACGGAAAGTTGACCCCGAACTGAAGCAGTCCAAATCCGACCGCGGCCGTGCGAGCCGCGCCTCCCGGCAGGCGCTCGCGCCGTACCGCGAGAATTGCGAACAGAATGGCCGCGGCAATCGACAGTCGCAGGGCTGCCGCCCACATCGGGGGCAGCGAATCGTGCCCGATGCGAATGAAGAGAAAAGTGCTGCCCCAGATCAGCGTGCAGCCCACGAAGGCGGCGACGCTCGATGCTTCGATCGGACGAGTCGATGAAGTGTCCATGACTGCATCTTGCCACAGCCCCGCGGTGCGATCCGGGTGCAGACTTTCCGCTGAGGAATTGGCCACGAGCGGCCGAAAACCATGGAGCCCAACCAACGCAATCACCAAACGGCTGTAAACGGGAGTCGCATGCGCATCCGACATCGAATCTGGCCGGGACTGACGCTCGTCCTGATGCTCCTGGTCTGCAGCTGCACGAGCAATGGGCAGCGCATCGTCCTTGCGAGTGCCGCGGCGACCGATGCGGACGCCAGTGAGATTCGACGGATGCTCGAGTCGGAACCATTTCGACCGAGCGGAAAGCCGGGCCAGCGTCTACACGAAGCGCTCGAGTGGCGACTCGAGGGCGGTGCGCACGTCACGGGACGCTTCTTCGACGGGAAGCTGCGTTCGCTCACCGCTCAATTTCCAGATCCGTCGCAGCTTCCCACCACCGACGCTCTTGCGGGGACGCGCGTGCACCCCGGGATGACCGTCGATGAACTCGATCGGGTCCTCGGCTCGCCAGGGTTTCTCGAGCGCTACTCCATTGCGCTCAATCGCAGGCGCACGCATCGGCCGGTCGAAGTCGAGGGTCGAGTGTGGTTGCTCGATTCCATCGGAGCCGAGGCTGGGCAGCGATTGACCGTGTTGATCGAATCGGGCCGGGTTCGAAAGTTCGCGATCACGCCGATCGGCGCTTGAGCGGCGGTTCGCGCCGTGAGCGTGGGCCAGTCGCAACGAGCGGGGCGCCCCTGAGTCCGAGCGCCCCGCCGCGTGCATCCGTTACCGCGTGAACCCTACGTCGTGAGAATCACGACGTGTTTGACCTTTCGGAATGCCGACGGATCCTTGATCCGCAGCTCGGTCTGGTTGCCGACCGTCAGCAGCTCGTAGCTGCCGACCGGCTGGGCGCTCAGCACCTGGACCTTTGCCGCTGGAATCTGAATCACCGTCTGCTGATCGGTGTCGATCGGAGTGAAAAGGGTCTCGTTGACCTCGCCCGACGGCTTGAGCGTCTTGCCGAGGCCGAGCACACCGCCGGTCGACGCAACGACGCCGGAAGTCGTGAGGTCCTTCCGATTGCCGATGAGGTAGTAGACCGTCCCGATCTCGCGACGCTTGTCTTCGATCGCCTGGGTCTGCTCGGCAATCACCGTCTGGTCCTGAGCGACCGTGGTCTGGAGTCCGGTGACCTGCGTCTGAAGCTCGGTCACCCGCGATGTCAGCGACGCCACCAGTTCTTCCTTCTCGACCACGGACCGCTTGAGTCCGTCGACCATGCGCTGCATGCCGACGATTCGGACTCCACTCTTCTTCATGCCCGCTTCGAGGTCCGAGATCCGCGTCTTGGCGCGATCGATCCCGGCCTTCAGCACCGCGATGCGCCCGAGGATCTCGTTGCCCTGCGTCTGCGTCAGGTGTGTTTCCCCTTGAAGCTCGGCGGGGTTGAGAGTTCCCCCATGCCCGAACGCAATCGCGCCCAGGCTGTCCTGGATCTCGGCGATCGCATTGATGGACTGGGTGTAGCGGTTCTGCGCCTCGGCTTCGGTGGCCTGGAGCGTGGCGTAGTTTGCGGACGTCTGCTGATACTTCTGATAAAGCACAAACGTGGCGCCGAGCAGGGCAACGAACAGAGCCACGACGGCGATTCGAACCGGCTGGGACATGAGATAGCTCCTTGGCTGAACGCCGCCGCGATGAATCGTCGCGATGGCGAAGTCGTGCATCTACCGACCGTCGTGGGGTTGAGGAGATCGGTCAGCCTTGGATGCGAAGCGAACGGACACCGAACGGGGTGGAGAGAGCCGGCGGCCGACGTGACGACCCGGGACCTTCCGGATCGGCTTCGTGCAACGAGTATCCACACAACACGACGCGAGGGGAAGGTGTCGCGAGGTTCCTTTGCGGTTCCCTGATGGTTCTCGAAGAGGTCAAGTAACCGGTTTCCATCGCGCCTGAAACATCAGTTTCCCGCTCCCGCCTTCTTTTCGATCCGCGCCCACGCGTCCTTCAGCGTGACCGTGCGGTTGAAAATCGGCCGCTCGTGACTCCATTCCGCAAGGTCGGGGACGAAATAGCCGACACGCTCGAACTGAACACACTCCCCTGGCGAGGCGACCGCGAGGGCGGCCTCAAGCTTGCAGTGGGCCAGCACTTCGAGCGAGGCCGGATTGAGATCTGCCACGAAGTCTTCCCCGTCGGCGAGATCCTCGGGATTCTCGCGCGTGAAGAGCGTGTCGTAGAGGCGCACTTCTGCATCGACCGCATGTTCGGCCGAGACCCAATGAATCGTGGCCTTCACCTTGCGCCCGTCCGCCGCGTTGCCGCCTCGAGACTCCGGGTCGAAAGCGACACGGATCTCGATCACCTCGCCGGAACCGGGATCCTTGATGACCGACGTACACCGCACGAAATACGCGCCGCGCAATCGCACTTCAGCCCCCGGGCTCAGCCGAAAGTACTTGGGTGGCGGAATCTCGCGGAAGTCGTCGTGCTCGATCCACAACTCGCGAGAGAATGCCACGTCGCGCATACCCGCCGCGGGGTCTTCCGGGTTGTTGCCGATCGGGAAGTGTTCGACCAGGCCTTCGGGGTAGTTCTCGACCACCACCCTGAGCGGCCTCAAGACCGCCATCCGACGCAGGGCGCGGCGATTCAGCTCCTCGCGAACGCAGTGTTCGAGAAGCGCGAGTTCGACGCGATTCTCTCGCCGGGCAATGCCGATGCGTTCGGCAAAGTCGCGCAGGGCTGAAGCCGGGTATCCACGCCGCCGCATGCCGGCGATGGTCGGCATGCGGGGGTCATCCCATCCGCGGACGTGACCTTCGTTCACGAGGCGCAGTAGCTTGCGCTTGCTCATGAGCGTGTGGGTGAGGTTGAGGCGGGCGAACTCGTACTGGTGCGGGACCGGTCGTGGCAGATCGAGTGATTCCAGCAGCCAGTCGTACAACGGACGATGAGGTACGAATTCCAGCGTGCAGATGCTGTGTGTGATGCCCTCGATGTAGTCCGAGAGTCCGTGCGCGAAGTCGTACAACGGATAGACACACCAGCGGTCGCCGGTGTGGTGGTGCGCGAGGTGACGAATCCGATACAGCACCGGATCGCGCAACCAGACGTTCGGTGACTCCATGTCGATACGCGCTCGGAGCGTCCGGGACCCGTCGGCGAACTCGCCAGAGACCATGCGACGAAAGAGATCGAGACACTCCTCGATCGAACGATTGCGGTAGAGGCTCGGCTGCCCCGGGGCGCCCGGCGCCCCACGCATTTGATCGACCTCTTCGGCGGAGTGATCACAGACGAAGGCGTGCCCGTTCTCGATCAGGCGAACTGCCAGGGCATGCAGCGCGGCGAAGTAGTCGGAGGCGCGAAACGATTCCAGCGGTGCGTCAGTCGCCGCGCCGGCGGGCGCCGCGACGAGTTGATAGTCATCCCGTCCGTCCGTGCGTGAGTGGGTAGGGGTCGACCCCGCTGCTTTGAGACCGAGGCATCCATCGGCCCAGCCTGCGATCAACCACCGCACGTCCGCGAGGATCGCTGCCTCGTACTCGAAGTCTTCCTTGGCGGGATTTGTATCGTCCATTCGCAGGTTGCAGACGCCGCCGAACTGACGGGCGACTCCAAAGTTCAGACAGATCGCCTTGGCATGTCCGACGTGAAGGTAACCATTCGGTTCGGGAGGGAAGCGCGTGACCACGCCGCGAACCCGCCCCGACGCGAGATCGCCCTTCACGATTTCGCGAATGAAGTCCTCGCGCTCGGCAGGAGCGTCCATTGGCGTAGCGAGTGTCTTATCCGACATGGCGTTTGGGATTCCGTCGACGGTTGTGCGCGGAGCCGGGCACCGGGAGGCTCATGGAGTCAACCGTGGGAGATAACGGGATTGGCCGATGCGTGTCCAGTTCGAGAACACCGCCGCGCGCGGAATGAGCCGGGCCCCCGCGCACTTGCGCGAGGGCCCGCTGGTGTTGCCCCCTACGATCGCGCGAGCGAAGGGCGAGGCTTGATCAGTTGGAACAGTCGAGCACTCGAGACTGCGGGAATGTCTGCGCCGCGGGACGCCGAGGCCGCCGAGGCGGGCCAATGGGTTCGATCTGCAAGTCCGCCTCCTGCGGATCCATCGCGATGGGGCGTCCTTCGGAATCGAGGAACCGCGTCTCGACGCGCCGATTGCGAGCGTGTGCGTACCGCGATCGCTCGGGAGTCAGCAACTCCGACTCGCCGCGAGGCGTGCGGACGATGCGCGAGTCATCGATTCCCTCGTTCAGCAGATAGGTTGCGACTGCACAGATGCGACACCGCGAGAGCCCCTCGTTGTAGGCGTCGGTTCCGCGCGCGTCGGTGTGTCCGATCAACTCGATGCGAGCGTCCGGGTAAAGCTTGAGCACCGACGAGATCCTGGCGAGCACCTTCCTCGCTTCGGCATTGAGATCACACTCGTCGAACGCGAAGTGAACATTGCTCGGAACCCGCAATCCCGGCTCCGGAAGTCGAGGAGCGACGGGCGCCGCGGGAGGCGTGACGGCCGGCGTCGGCGGTAGGGCGGCCAGCTTGTCCGCAGCCCGCTTCGCCAGATCCTCGGCCTCCTTGAGGTGAGGCACGGTCTCGCATTCACCCTGATTGACCTGCTCGTTGCCCGCCCACGCCAGTTCGGTCTCGAGGCGCGCCAGCTCGTCGGCGGCCGTGAGGAAGTTGGGATCGCGCTTCATGCGATCGAGCTGCTTCCACAAATCCTCGCGAAGCGCTTTGGACCCGTTGAGCACCTTCGCCTCGGGTACGTTGGCCGAAGTCGCGGGACTTGCGCCGGTCGCGATCTTCGAAACCAGCGAACGGCCGAGCTCGAATGAACTCTCTGCAAAGCCCGTCTCGTCGTTGTCGGTGTATTCGATCTCGGCAATG is from Candidatus Eisenbacteria bacterium and encodes:
- a CDS encoding RNA polymerase sigma factor RpoD/SigA, encoding MERVRFLTRLAETLTAARAGGGLAISEYESLLLDPDFDERDFAAFREQAATLGIALPEAEIAVSGSSDLRAAPGEADRDLLDLYLNEIGRIPLLPHEELLEVSRRARGGDELARKRVILSNLRLVVHLARGYRGRGLPMLDLIEEGNLGLIHAADRFEPERGLHFSTYAVIWIRQSILRAIAEQSRAVRIPVQMFQQASRYVRVERLLRHRLGREPIAEELARELGISVGRTERLAALLAGFRSFDDGSAAAAFDRLTLEDLGDPPASVERLIELQLEHEKIDRLLRSLSQREEQVLRIRFGFLDGDAHTLQQTGEHFGISRERVRQIEARALDKLRKAIEYAELHHGAGTLHH
- a CDS encoding adenine phosphoribosyltransferase → MDTEVELRSYVRDVPNFPRPGILFKDITPLLASPRAFANCIRRLAGRVERPAAVVAIESRGFLFGAGLSLHWGVPLVLARKFGKLPGPTVRQVYSLEYGEDTLELHQDSLESGQAVVIVDDLLATGGTAAATAELARQLGATVSACLFVIELSGLGGRERLAEYPVEALLAYEVSE
- a CDS encoding EamA family transporter, translating into MDTSSTRPIEASSVAAFVGCTLIWGSTFLFIRIGHDSLPPMWAAALRLSIAAAILFAILAVRRERLPGGAARTAAVGFGLLQFGVNFPLLYWGELAVPSGLTAVIFATIPVSGALLAAAFGVERLSPLRLIGGLVSLAGIAVVFSSELRGAGILPMLAVFGATIAAVLGSLVLKSGPRQSPIAANAVGALVGAVVCIALSVSCGESRTLPGTTTAWLSVLYLAIAGSVGAFVLWAWLVNRWEVSRVSFMAVLTPLIALSLGALVRHERLGPLTLLGAAIVLAGVLLGLGLVKGPRGATTR
- the glnS gene encoding glutamine--tRNA ligase; the encoded protein is MSDKTLATPMDAPAEREDFIREIVKGDLASGRVRGVVTRFPPEPNGYLHVGHAKAICLNFGVARQFGGVCNLRMDDTNPAKEDFEYEAAILADVRWLIAGWADGCLGLKAAGSTPTHSRTDGRDDYQLVAAPAGAATDAPLESFRASDYFAALHALAVRLIENGHAFVCDHSAEEVDQMRGAPGAPGQPSLYRNRSIEECLDLFRRMVSGEFADGSRTLRARIDMESPNVWLRDPVLYRIRHLAHHHTGDRWCVYPLYDFAHGLSDYIEGITHSICTLEFVPHRPLYDWLLESLDLPRPVPHQYEFARLNLTHTLMSKRKLLRLVNEGHVRGWDDPRMPTIAGMRRRGYPASALRDFAERIGIARRENRVELALLEHCVREELNRRALRRMAVLRPLRVVVENYPEGLVEHFPIGNNPEDPAAGMRDVAFSRELWIEHDDFREIPPPKYFRLSPGAEVRLRGAYFVRCTSVIKDPGSGEVIEIRVAFDPESRGGNAADGRKVKATIHWVSAEHAVDAEVRLYDTLFTRENPEDLADGEDFVADLNPASLEVLAHCKLEAALAVASPGECVQFERVGYFVPDLAEWSHERPIFNRTVTLKDAWARIEKKAGAGN